Proteins from one Streptomyces sp. NBC_00390 genomic window:
- a CDS encoding iron ABC transporter permease: protein MAVTATTTATRPPAATSRTGAAAVTAALVLLVAGLAIVDITQGTAAVGAPEVWKALTGRADPADASVVIASRLPRMTAGLLVGAVLGTAGAALQAVSRNVLASPDTLAVNAGSYLALGLVAVTGVSLPLLASSGVAFVGALAAAAVVLGLSGLGAGTVRLVLAGSALALGLTAVTEGLLLLFPRQTEGLYQWNQGSISQNGFDGVLQLAPIGFAGLVGLLLVARRVDALALGDDAARGLGVPVRATRVTAVVLASLLSAAAVTLAGPIGFIGLCAPALVRPLARRFGAFSRTRSSVPVAGLAGAVLVLGSDVLLRAVVPADVAVAVPTGVATSLVGAVFLIAMATRVRDTAGAAAADRLRIRSRAVFLTTAAVLAAVLIGVTIAAVLLGDSKLLLGDVVNWAQGRAGRTVTFVLDTRVPRVLAALLAGAALALAGALVQAVTRNPLAEPGVLGVSGGAALGAVFLVTTVPLAGSWSLAGAAFAGAAVSSAIVFGLAARGGFQQNRLVLVGFGVATGTAALISLLIVLTDPFNATKALTWLSGSTYGRTLPDVAPLAVVLAVGLVVAVLRRTELDLVSLDEDTPRLLGLDLARARLGFLVLSVLLSATAVAAAGTIGFVGLVAPHAARALVGRQHVRVLPVAVLLGAVLVCTADLLGRTVIAPAQLGAGLLTAVIGTPYFLWLLVRSRR from the coding sequence ATGGCCGTCACCGCCACCACCACCGCCACCCGTCCGCCGGCGGCCACGTCCCGGACGGGCGCGGCCGCGGTGACGGCCGCGCTCGTCCTCCTCGTCGCGGGCCTCGCGATCGTCGACATCACCCAGGGCACGGCCGCTGTCGGCGCCCCCGAGGTCTGGAAGGCGCTCACCGGACGTGCCGACCCGGCCGACGCGTCCGTCGTCATCGCCTCCCGGCTGCCGAGGATGACCGCGGGGCTGCTCGTCGGAGCCGTGCTCGGAACGGCGGGCGCCGCACTGCAGGCGGTCAGCCGCAACGTGCTCGCCTCGCCCGACACCCTCGCGGTGAACGCGGGCTCCTACCTGGCCCTCGGACTGGTCGCCGTCACCGGCGTCTCGCTCCCGCTGCTCGCCTCCTCCGGCGTCGCGTTCGTCGGCGCCCTCGCGGCGGCGGCCGTCGTGCTCGGGCTGTCGGGTCTGGGCGCCGGCACGGTCCGGCTCGTTCTCGCCGGCAGCGCCCTCGCTCTCGGCCTCACCGCCGTCACCGAGGGGCTGCTCCTGCTGTTCCCCAGGCAGACCGAGGGCCTCTACCAGTGGAACCAGGGCAGCATCTCGCAGAACGGGTTCGACGGCGTGCTGCAGTTGGCGCCGATCGGCTTCGCCGGCCTCGTCGGACTGCTGCTCGTCGCCCGCCGGGTCGACGCCCTGGCCCTCGGCGACGACGCGGCGCGCGGCCTCGGCGTCCCCGTTCGCGCCACCCGCGTCACGGCGGTCGTGCTGGCCTCCCTGCTCTCCGCGGCAGCCGTCACGCTCGCCGGACCGATCGGGTTCATCGGCCTGTGCGCCCCCGCCCTCGTCCGCCCCCTCGCCCGCAGATTCGGGGCCTTCTCCCGGACGCGGTCGAGCGTTCCGGTCGCGGGCCTCGCCGGCGCGGTGCTGGTGCTCGGCTCGGACGTGCTCCTGCGCGCCGTCGTGCCGGCCGACGTGGCCGTCGCCGTGCCGACCGGCGTTGCCACCAGCCTCGTCGGTGCCGTGTTCCTGATCGCGATGGCCACCCGGGTCCGGGACACCGCCGGAGCTGCCGCAGCCGACCGGCTGCGTATCAGGAGCCGGGCCGTCTTCCTGACCACCGCGGCGGTACTGGCGGCGGTGCTCATCGGAGTGACGATCGCCGCCGTGCTGCTGGGCGACAGCAAACTGCTGCTCGGCGACGTGGTGAACTGGGCACAAGGCAGGGCGGGCCGGACCGTCACCTTCGTCCTCGACACCCGGGTGCCCCGGGTCCTCGCGGCGCTCCTCGCGGGCGCGGCACTGGCCCTGGCCGGGGCGCTCGTCCAGGCCGTGACCCGCAATCCGCTCGCGGAGCCCGGTGTTCTGGGCGTCTCCGGCGGGGCCGCGCTCGGCGCCGTGTTCCTCGTGACGACGGTGCCCCTCGCCGGGTCATGGAGCCTGGCCGGTGCGGCGTTCGCGGGCGCCGCCGTCAGCTCTGCCATCGTCTTCGGGCTCGCCGCGCGGGGCGGGTTCCAGCAGAACCGGCTCGTCCTCGTCGGGTTCGGCGTCGCCACCGGGACCGCCGCGCTGATCAGCCTGCTCATCGTCCTCACCGATCCGTTCAACGCGACGAAGGCCCTCACCTGGCTGTCGGGCTCCACCTACGGACGGACCCTGCCCGACGTGGCGCCACTTGCGGTCGTGCTCGCCGTTGGGCTGGTCGTCGCGGTCCTGCGGCGCACGGAACTCGACCTCGTGTCGCTCGATGAGGACACCCCGAGGCTTCTGGGGCTCGATCTGGCACGGGCGCGCCTGGGCTTCCTCGTGCTGAGCGTCCTGCTCAGCGCCACCGCCGTCGCCGCCGCGGGCACGATCGGCTTCGTGGGACTCGTGGCACCCCACGCGGCCCGGGCCCTCGTGGGCCGGCAGCACGTCCGCGTGCTGCCGGTCGCGGTGCTGCTCGGCGCCGTTCTCGTCTGCACCGCGGACCTGCTGGGCCGTACCGTGATCGCGCCGGCCCAGTTGGGCGCCGGCCTGTTGACCGCCGTGATCGGCACGCCGTACTTCCTGTGGCTGCTCGTGCGCAGCCGCCGGTAG
- a CDS encoding iron-siderophore ABC transporter substrate-binding protein, producing MRRLLLTAAAATAAALTLTACGTTEPAADDAKKTAERITLTDASGAKVQLDGPAKKVVGTEWNVVESLISLGVDPVGVADVKGYKTWDTAVPLKNEPKDIGTRGEPSMDTIAALSPDLIVATSDLPPAAVKQLRKVAPVLEVRPADAADPIGQMTKNLDLIAQATGTTQQADKLKKDFEAKLAEGKKTLADAGLAGTKYAFADGYVVSNQVSIRPYTGGSLIGAVNEKIGLKNAWTVKGDESYGLAATDVEGLTKLGDVQFAYIGSNGDKNSTPFTGALAKNSVWTSLPFVKKGNVHRLPDGIWMFGGPESMEAYIDATVDALTK from the coding sequence ATGAGACGCCTCCTCCTCACCGCCGCAGCCGCCACCGCCGCGGCGCTCACCCTGACCGCCTGCGGGACGACCGAACCCGCCGCCGATGACGCGAAGAAGACTGCCGAACGCATCACCCTCACCGACGCGTCCGGCGCGAAGGTGCAGCTCGACGGGCCCGCCAAGAAGGTCGTCGGAACCGAGTGGAACGTCGTCGAGAGCCTCATATCGCTGGGCGTCGACCCCGTCGGAGTCGCCGACGTCAAGGGCTACAAGACGTGGGACACCGCGGTCCCGCTGAAGAACGAGCCCAAGGACATCGGCACGCGCGGGGAGCCGAGCATGGACACCATCGCCGCCCTGTCGCCGGACCTCATCGTCGCCACTTCCGACCTGCCGCCGGCCGCCGTGAAGCAGCTGCGCAAGGTCGCCCCGGTCCTGGAGGTGCGCCCTGCGGACGCCGCCGACCCGATCGGGCAGATGACGAAGAACCTCGACCTCATCGCGCAGGCCACGGGCACCACGCAGCAGGCCGACAAGCTCAAGAAGGACTTCGAGGCGAAGCTCGCCGAGGGCAAGAAAACCCTCGCCGATGCCGGTCTCGCCGGTACGAAGTACGCCTTCGCCGACGGATACGTCGTCTCCAACCAGGTCTCGATCAGGCCGTACACCGGCGGCTCGCTCATCGGAGCCGTCAACGAGAAGATCGGCCTGAAGAACGCCTGGACGGTCAAGGGCGACGAGAGCTACGGGCTCGCCGCCACCGACGTCGAAGGACTCACCAAGCTCGGCGATGTGCAGTTCGCGTACATCGGCAGCAACGGGGACAAGAACAGCACGCCGTTCACCGGCGCCCTGGCGAAGAACTCCGTGTGGACGTCGCTGCCGTTCGTGAAGAAGGGCAACGTTCACCGGCTGCCCGACGGCATCTGGATGTTCGGCGGTCCCGAGTCGATGGAGGCGTACATCGACGCCACCGTCGACGCGCTGACGAAGTAA
- a CDS encoding ABC transporter ATP-binding protein — MNVGGENSEATRPRGHELSATGVTVAYDGVDVVHDASLSLRPGEVTVLVGPNGSGKSTLLRTIARLQRPRSATLTLDADTDGLALTSREFSRHVALLTQGRPTPSGLTVRDVVEFGRYPYRGRWGRSDPGGRAAVERALAMTGVEELAERGAEHLSGGQLQRVWLAGCLAQETGVLLLDEPTTYLDLRYQVELLDLVRDLADDHGIAVGAVLHDLDQAAAVADRIVLLHTGRIIADGLPEDVLTAQQLTDTYGIRIEVDTDPLTGRLRTRAIGRHHTRSERLSTTS, encoded by the coding sequence GTGAATGTTGGTGGAGAGAACTCCGAGGCCACGCGTCCACGCGGTCATGAACTGTCGGCCACGGGCGTCACCGTGGCGTATGACGGTGTCGATGTCGTGCACGACGCGTCGCTGTCGCTGCGGCCGGGCGAAGTGACCGTCCTGGTGGGTCCGAACGGCAGCGGGAAGTCGACGCTCCTGCGTACGATCGCGCGTCTGCAGCGGCCCAGGAGCGCCACGCTCACCCTCGACGCCGACACGGACGGCCTCGCCCTGACCTCCCGTGAGTTCTCGCGGCATGTGGCTCTCCTGACGCAGGGACGCCCCACGCCCAGCGGGCTGACCGTACGGGACGTCGTCGAGTTCGGCCGCTACCCGTACCGGGGCCGCTGGGGCAGGTCAGACCCGGGCGGACGGGCCGCTGTGGAGCGCGCGCTCGCCATGACGGGCGTCGAGGAACTCGCCGAACGCGGCGCCGAGCACCTCTCCGGAGGACAGCTGCAGCGTGTATGGCTCGCCGGCTGCCTCGCCCAGGAGACCGGCGTGCTGCTCCTCGACGAGCCGACGACCTATCTCGACCTGCGGTATCAGGTCGAACTCCTCGACCTCGTCCGCGACCTGGCGGACGACCACGGGATCGCCGTGGGCGCCGTCCTGCACGACCTCGACCAGGCCGCGGCCGTCGCCGACCGGATCGTGCTCCTCCACACGGGACGGATCATCGCCGACGGCCTCCCAGAGGACGTACTGACGGCGCAGCAACTCACCGACACGTACGGCATCCGCATCGAAGTCGACACCGACCCCCTCACGGGCCGGCTGCGCACCCGCGCGATCGGCCGGCACCACACGCGAAGCGAAAGGCTCAGCACCACCTCATGA
- a CDS encoding isochorismatase family protein: MGLPVIDAYQMPDRSALPRSCALWDVDPERAALLVHDMQNHFVGAFPPERSPVVELVENIAALREVAGTLGMPVVFSAEPAAQQPDKRGLVADVWGPGIGDDPEAAAIIEPLAPRPGEHLLANVRHNAFLRSHLGRLLRSEGRDQLIICGVYAHLGVLLTAADAFMNDIQPFVVADAVADFSAEEHAMALRWAAHSGKVCTTNALLRDLLLHRAPRDA; encoded by the coding sequence ATGGGGTTGCCGGTCATCGACGCCTACCAGATGCCCGACCGTTCGGCACTTCCCCGCTCCTGCGCACTCTGGGACGTCGATCCCGAACGCGCCGCGCTGCTCGTCCACGACATGCAGAACCATTTCGTAGGGGCGTTCCCGCCGGAACGCTCCCCTGTCGTGGAGCTCGTCGAGAACATAGCCGCCCTGCGCGAAGTCGCCGGAACGCTCGGTATGCCGGTGGTCTTCAGTGCTGAGCCAGCTGCCCAACAGCCCGACAAGCGTGGGCTCGTGGCGGATGTCTGGGGCCCCGGCATCGGGGACGACCCCGAGGCCGCAGCCATCATCGAGCCGCTGGCCCCGCGCCCCGGTGAACATCTGCTCGCCAATGTGCGTCACAACGCTTTCCTGCGCAGTCATCTCGGCAGGCTGCTGCGCTCGGAAGGGCGTGACCAACTGATCATTTGTGGGGTGTACGCGCACCTCGGCGTCCTTCTGACGGCCGCGGACGCCTTCATGAACGACATTCAGCCGTTCGTCGTCGCGGACGCCGTGGCCGACTTCTCCGCCGAGGAGCACGCCATGGCCCTGCGGTGGGCCGCGCACAGCGGCAAGGTCTGCACCACCAACGCCCTGCTGCGCGACCTGCTGCTCCACAGAGCCCCTCGGGACGCGTGA
- the argC gene encoding N-acetyl-gamma-glutamyl-phosphate reductase, giving the protein MTVRVAVAGASGYAGGEILRLLDSHPGVKIGSVTAHSRAGQALGEAQPQLSALADRTLEETSAGTLRGHDVVFLALPHGESARLTRRLGRDTLVVDCGADFRLRDPVDWERFYGCEHAGTWPYGLPELPGARDELSGTNRIAVPGCFPTAATLALFPAYAAGLVEPEAVIVAASGTSGAGRAAKAHLLGSEVMGSMTPYGVGGVHRHTPELTQNLSQVAGELVTVSFTPTLAPMPRGILATCSARLRPGVAVDCGTDEVRTLFEAAYADEPFVRLLPPGRWPSTGSVLGSNTAQVQVAVDPAAGRLVCVSAIDNLVKGTAGGAVQSMNVALGLPEWLGLPTNGVAP; this is encoded by the coding sequence ATGACCGTACGGGTCGCGGTAGCCGGAGCAAGTGGCTATGCCGGCGGCGAGATTCTGCGCCTGCTGGACTCACATCCCGGCGTGAAGATCGGTTCTGTGACGGCACACAGCCGCGCCGGCCAGGCGCTCGGCGAGGCGCAGCCGCAGTTGTCCGCTCTCGCAGACCGGACACTCGAGGAGACATCGGCGGGCACCTTGCGCGGGCACGACGTGGTGTTCCTCGCTCTCCCGCACGGTGAATCGGCGCGGCTGACCCGCCGGTTGGGGAGGGACACCCTGGTCGTAGACTGCGGCGCGGACTTCCGTCTGCGCGACCCCGTCGACTGGGAACGCTTCTACGGCTGCGAGCACGCCGGGACCTGGCCGTACGGACTGCCCGAACTACCCGGCGCCCGGGACGAGCTGAGCGGCACCAACCGGATCGCGGTACCGGGGTGCTTCCCGACGGCGGCCACCCTCGCTTTGTTCCCGGCCTACGCGGCCGGGCTGGTCGAGCCCGAAGCCGTGATCGTGGCGGCCAGCGGAACCTCGGGCGCGGGCCGGGCGGCCAAAGCGCACCTGCTGGGCTCCGAGGTGATGGGCTCGATGACCCCGTACGGCGTCGGGGGCGTCCATCGCCACACCCCGGAGCTGACGCAGAATCTGTCGCAGGTGGCGGGCGAGCTGGTCACCGTGTCCTTCACCCCGACTCTGGCGCCCATGCCACGCGGCATTCTGGCCACCTGCTCGGCGCGTCTGCGCCCCGGCGTGGCCGTCGACTGCGGTACGGACGAGGTGCGCACCCTCTTCGAAGCGGCGTACGCCGACGAGCCGTTCGTCCGGCTGCTGCCGCCCGGCCGGTGGCCCTCCACCGGCTCCGTCCTCGGCTCCAACACCGCGCAGGTGCAGGTGGCCGTGGATCCGGCCGCCGGCCGTCTGGTCTGCGTGAGCGCGATCGACAACCTGGTGAAAGGCACCGCGGGTGGCGCGGTGCAGAGCATGAATGTCGCCCTCGGCCTGCCGGAGTGGCTGGGCCTGCCCACGAATGGAGTGGCTCCGTGA
- the argB gene encoding acetylglutamate kinase has protein sequence MKAPVEQSVAAADLPAGDLPWQEELQGRTVVIKFGGNAMVDPALHRTFAQDVVELWHAGLHPVVVHGGGPQISAMLARLDLEVRFEAGLRVTTPETMDVVRMVLTGQVQRELVGAVNAHGPFAVGMSGEDAHTMTAVRRAALVDGRPVDIGLVGDIVAVNPDTVRALLEQGRIPVISPVARGTDGQVYNVNADLAASALAVALGAERLVMLTDVEGLYADWPHSTEVIERLTAGELDGLLPGLASGMLPKMEGCLRAVRSGVGRAHVLDGRVPHAVLRGVFTERSPGTTVVPDSEETGGPLPTPRR, from the coding sequence ATGAAGGCTCCCGTCGAACAGAGCGTGGCGGCGGCGGACCTGCCGGCAGGGGACCTTCCCTGGCAGGAGGAACTCCAGGGCCGGACGGTCGTCATCAAGTTCGGCGGCAACGCCATGGTGGATCCCGCGCTCCACCGGACGTTCGCCCAGGACGTGGTGGAGCTGTGGCACGCCGGGCTGCATCCCGTCGTCGTGCATGGCGGCGGACCGCAGATCAGCGCGATGCTTGCCCGGCTCGACCTGGAGGTCCGCTTCGAGGCGGGTCTGAGGGTGACGACTCCGGAGACCATGGACGTGGTCCGGATGGTGCTGACGGGTCAGGTCCAGCGTGAGCTCGTCGGTGCCGTCAACGCCCACGGGCCGTTCGCCGTGGGTATGTCGGGCGAGGACGCGCATACGATGACCGCGGTACGGCGCGCCGCCCTGGTGGACGGCCGGCCGGTGGACATCGGCCTGGTCGGCGACATCGTGGCCGTGAACCCCGATACCGTACGGGCGCTGCTGGAGCAGGGCCGCATCCCGGTGATCTCACCGGTCGCGCGCGGCACGGACGGGCAGGTCTACAACGTCAACGCGGATCTCGCGGCGTCCGCGCTGGCCGTCGCGCTCGGCGCGGAGCGTCTGGTGATGCTGACGGACGTGGAGGGCCTGTACGCAGACTGGCCCCACAGCACCGAGGTGATCGAGCGTCTGACCGCCGGTGAGCTGGACGGGCTGCTGCCGGGCCTCGCGAGCGGGATGCTCCCGAAGATGGAGGGCTGTCTGCGGGCGGTCCGCTCCGGAGTCGGCCGGGCGCACGTGCTCGACGGACGGGTTCCGCACGCGGTGTTGCGCGGCGTCTTCACCGAGAGGAGCCCCGGCACCACGGTCGTACCCGACAGCGAGGAGACGGGCGGACCGCTGCCGACGCCGCGCCGCTGA
- a CDS encoding GNAT family N-acetyltransferase, which produces MLSRAPHPPYLPHIPTFSVRSARPRDAAALAALSRPFIRSGALRERPFHVYAWQATDFLVAEAPDGTLDGCLALRVDPEPTRDGRALGVLYNFCVAQHMQGSGVGARLLGAALARGRAQSLDALFTATTGSGRLFLRYAFAPACPSLAPAAWARSLDPARGARVLGRVL; this is translated from the coding sequence CTGTTGTCCCGCGCGCCCCACCCGCCTTACCTGCCCCACATCCCCACGTTCTCCGTGCGCTCGGCCCGCCCACGGGACGCCGCCGCTCTCGCCGCTCTCTCACGTCCGTTCATCCGCTCGGGCGCACTGCGCGAGCGGCCGTTCCACGTCTACGCGTGGCAGGCGACCGACTTCCTGGTGGCCGAGGCGCCTGACGGCACCCTGGACGGCTGCCTGGCGCTGCGTGTCGACCCGGAGCCGACGCGCGACGGCCGGGCCCTCGGGGTCCTGTACAACTTCTGCGTCGCGCAGCACATGCAGGGCAGCGGTGTGGGGGCGCGGCTTCTGGGCGCCGCCCTGGCCCGTGGGCGGGCGCAGTCTCTGGACGCGCTGTTCACGGCAACGACCGGCAGCGGCCGTCTCTTCCTGCGGTACGCCTTTGCTCCGGCCTGCCCGAGCCTCGCCCCTGCGGCCTGGGCACGGTCCCTGGACCCCGCGCGGGGCGCCCGCGTTCTCGGCCGCGTCCTGTGA